In Thermococcus sp. M39, the following are encoded in one genomic region:
- the yjjX gene encoding inosine/xanthosine triphosphatase codes for MRVAVGSTNPTKVKAVEEIMREFYGDVEVIAVEVDSEVGDQPIGLEKTIEGAINRAKKALKKGNADLGVGIEAGLYKVPYSITGYMDIQFCAIVDREGKITLGHGPGFEYPPYAVERVLREGVEVALPMSELSGDRELKKTIGAIGFLTRGKLLRKELNKLAVLMAMIPRINEELYFGR; via the coding sequence ATGAGAGTGGCAGTTGGTTCAACAAACCCAACAAAGGTCAAGGCTGTTGAGGAAATTATGAGAGAGTTTTATGGAGATGTTGAAGTTATAGCAGTTGAAGTTGATAGTGAAGTTGGAGACCAACCAATAGGATTGGAAAAGACAATTGAAGGAGCAATTAATAGAGCAAAGAAGGCTTTAAAGAAAGGTAATGCAGACTTAGGCGTTGGAATAGAGGCTGGTCTTTATAAAGTTCCCTACAGCATAACAGGATATATGGACATCCAGTTCTGTGCAATTGTTGATAGAGAAGGGAAGATAACCCTAGGTCATGGACCGGGCTTTGAATATCCTCCCTATGCTGTTGAGCGAGTTTTGAGAGAAGGAGTTGAAGTTGCACTCCCAATGAGCGAACTCAGCGGTGATAGAGAGTTAAAGAAGACCATAGGGGCGATAGGTTTTTTAACAAGAGGAAAGCTACTAAGAAAAGAGCTGAACAAACTGGCAGTTTTGATGGCAATGATACCGAGGATAAATGAGGAGCTCTATTTTGGGCGATGA
- a CDS encoding TIGR00529 family membrane protein → MIEVLKLLVTFAFVIILIRLKVHVGISIFAGSVLLGILFGLTPLELIKAFYYSSTAWSTVRLILIIVFIMAMTNIFSQIGYLKNMEKAIKELFPKAKYSLAMLPALIGLMPMPAGALVSAPMIEEVANKLNLKPEEKTVVNYWFRHVWEFSWPMYQAIIIASAILGIAVREFSTKMFPLTILMIIIGYILLLKPISDETSEIGNRKEGAKLLLKATYPILVIILISIVLGYDMVYGALVGFLSTLLPHFKKLDKKQILKHGTQPKIIFLLLAVMYFKYILQTTGAVSALPKAIIQLNLPVTFVITLTPFIVGLMTGISFAYVGMAFPLLLPFFTSFDKIALAYLSGYMGMLFSPVHLCLVFSAEYYKAELERVYRKLLVPGAVLFILGVIYTILLR, encoded by the coding sequence ATGATTGAAGTGCTTAAACTGCTCGTAACATTCGCCTTTGTAATAATCCTTATTCGCCTAAAAGTCCATGTGGGAATTTCAATCTTTGCCGGCTCAGTTTTACTGGGAATTCTTTTTGGTTTGACGCCATTGGAACTGATTAAAGCTTTTTACTACTCTTCAACTGCCTGGAGCACAGTAAGGCTGATTTTGATTATCGTATTCATAATGGCAATGACAAATATTTTCTCCCAAATCGGGTATCTCAAAAACATGGAAAAAGCTATCAAAGAGCTGTTTCCCAAAGCTAAATATTCACTTGCAATGCTCCCAGCTCTGATAGGCTTAATGCCAATGCCAGCCGGTGCTTTAGTTTCAGCCCCGATGATTGAGGAAGTTGCCAATAAACTCAACTTAAAGCCTGAAGAAAAAACTGTTGTAAACTACTGGTTTAGGCATGTCTGGGAGTTTTCTTGGCCAATGTACCAAGCTATCATAATTGCCTCAGCCATTTTAGGAATAGCTGTTAGAGAGTTCAGCACCAAGATGTTCCCGCTGACTATTTTGATGATAATCATTGGATACATCCTATTACTGAAGCCTATAAGCGATGAAACATCTGAAATTGGAAACAGAAAAGAAGGTGCAAAACTCCTTTTGAAAGCAACTTATCCAATATTGGTGATAATTTTGATTTCAATTGTTTTGGGATATGACATGGTCTATGGAGCACTTGTAGGATTTTTATCTACACTACTCCCCCATTTCAAGAAGCTCGATAAAAAGCAGATTCTTAAGCATGGAACTCAGCCGAAAATAATATTTTTGCTCCTTGCTGTTATGTACTTCAAGTACATTCTCCAAACAACGGGAGCCGTTAGTGCACTACCAAAAGCAATAATTCAATTAAACCTTCCAGTAACCTTTGTGATAACTCTAACACCATTCATTGTGGGATTAATGACGGGGATAAGCTTTGCATACGTTGGAATGGCATTTCCGCTTTTACTTCCTTTCTTCACAAGCTTTGATAAAATCGCTCTCGCATATCTCAGCGGTTACATGGGGATGCTATTTAGTCCAGTGCATCTTTGTCTAGTTTTCTCAGCTGAATATTATAAAGCAGAATTAGAAAGAGTTTACAGAAAGCTTTTAGTTCCTGGAGCCGTTTTGTTTATTCTGGGAGTAATATACACTATCTTGCTAAGGTGA
- a CDS encoding ABC transporter ATP-binding protein has product MEYVIETRDLTKFFGKRNIIYHLNLKVPKGVVYGFLGPNGAGKTTTIKMLTAALRPTYGEIKIFGLELPQKRVEIMKNVGYMPEVPIAYEDMTIFDFLIYMGRLSGLKKEEAREHAKELMRYVGVGRLALNKIKELSSGQKQRVSFAAALIGDPELLILDEPTANLDPLGRIEFIGRIIELSKEGKTIFVSSHIVSEVEKMCNYVGLINQGRLIAQGRISELTKIEETEYDILTSDNKIAIEFLKEKPYVREVWEEDGIIRVDIDPRFLDEFFLQFPKYLSLNGIRLKMFKPHTSPLERILMEKFNIGEES; this is encoded by the coding sequence ATGGAATACGTAATTGAGACGAGAGACCTAACAAAATTCTTTGGTAAAAGGAACATAATATACCACCTCAACCTCAAAGTACCAAAAGGAGTGGTTTACGGCTTTTTGGGACCTAATGGAGCTGGTAAGACTACCACAATAAAAATGTTAACAGCTGCTTTGAGACCTACATATGGTGAGATAAAGATTTTTGGCTTAGAACTGCCACAAAAGAGAGTTGAAATTATGAAGAATGTTGGCTACATGCCAGAAGTTCCAATAGCTTATGAGGACATGACAATTTTTGACTTTTTAATTTACATGGGAAGACTCTCTGGTTTGAAAAAAGAAGAAGCAAGAGAGCATGCAAAGGAGCTTATGAGATATGTAGGGGTGGGAAGGTTAGCGTTAAACAAGATAAAAGAACTTTCTTCAGGACAAAAACAGAGGGTTTCTTTTGCCGCTGCTTTAATTGGGGACCCAGAGCTTTTGATCCTCGATGAGCCAACAGCTAACTTGGATCCCCTCGGTAGAATAGAGTTTATAGGGAGGATTATAGAGTTATCGAAGGAAGGAAAGACGATTTTTGTTAGCTCGCATATCGTGAGTGAAGTTGAGAAGATGTGCAACTATGTAGGATTAATAAATCAAGGAAGGCTAATAGCTCAAGGAAGAATAAGCGAGCTCACAAAGATAGAAGAGACGGAATATGACATATTAACCTCTGATAATAAGATAGCTATTGAGTTTCTCAAAGAAAAGCCCTATGTAAGAGAAGTTTGGGAGGAAGATGGGATTATACGGGTTGATATTGACCCTCGATTTTTAGACGAGTTTTTCTTGCAGTTTCCAAAGTATCTCAGCTTAAACGGGATCAGACTTAAGATGTTTAAACCTCACACAAGTCCTTTGGAGAGAATTTTGATGGAGAAGTTCAACATAGGTGAGGAGAGTTGA
- a CDS encoding ABC transporter permease, with the protein MIGVLYENEVYRLLKSRRLKVMIVLMLLPVVVYFFTHEEITEYSAKALKISFQINVSEFLINFWGSVIGQLIVIILMSELLASEIDKGTMRLLLVKPIKKSEIVFGKFFAGMTGIILIFGIPYFVMQIYMVLLYKSGFDGFRATFGDFLFALGVTLLILGSLGAFSMFLSVILSRPLYASLASFGIIFTAQFILPQLPFFDDPERFNLSYQIGVLLKKGFTLHAGLDAYKGDPNMSALFFLSIILLSLAFTLLGIYRKEYEG; encoded by the coding sequence TTGATTGGCGTACTTTATGAGAATGAGGTTTATAGACTCCTAAAGTCTAGAAGGTTGAAGGTTATGATTGTTTTAATGCTTCTCCCAGTTGTTGTTTATTTCTTTACCCATGAGGAGATAACAGAGTATTCTGCAAAAGCTTTGAAAATATCCTTTCAAATAAATGTTTCGGAGTTTTTGATAAACTTTTGGGGAAGTGTCATAGGTCAGCTAATCGTCATAATACTCATGAGTGAACTGCTGGCGAGTGAGATAGATAAGGGCACTATGAGACTTCTCCTTGTAAAACCAATAAAAAAGAGCGAGATTGTTTTTGGAAAATTCTTCGCTGGGATGACTGGAATAATACTGATTTTTGGCATCCCATACTTTGTCATGCAGATATACATGGTACTCCTGTATAAATCTGGCTTTGATGGATTTAGAGCTACTTTTGGTGATTTCCTTTTTGCCTTGGGGGTTACTCTTCTAATTCTAGGTAGCTTGGGAGCATTCTCAATGTTTCTCTCGGTAATTCTCTCTCGTCCATTGTATGCTTCCCTAGCAAGTTTCGGTATCATATTTACTGCCCAATTCATTCTCCCACAACTGCCATTCTTTGATGATCCAGAGCGCTTTAACCTGAGCTATCAAATAGGGGTTCTTCTTAAGAAGGGCTTCACTCTTCACGCTGGTTTAGATGCCTATAAAGGTGATCCCAATATGAGTGCTCTATTTTTCCTGAGTATTATCTTACTGAGCTTGGCTTTTACATTATTAGGCATTTACAGAAAGGAGTATGAGGGATGA
- a CDS encoding DDE-type integrase/transposase/recombinase codes for MKLDQDKIHLIIVLHEKTEFKTKTISKLVKISKRRIQQIIKQYKETGKPPELKKPGRKPKPIPEETRNLILKAHSESKYQGPVHLERWIEENYGIHIPHNTIYRVLKEAGLVTERKRRKKLQRFEADYPNQLWQMDWKVLDWKGERKYLLTILDDASRMVIAYGLFDEMTGENAIRVLAEAIAEFGVPEAVLTDNGAQFVGRRGGRSRFQEFLAGLGVKHVRAAVRHPQTLGKVERFHRTVGEKAGLFDDFGEFVWWYNWSKPHRGLGYDFPGRVYLRGAPVGLKLWWLFRGVSAV; via the coding sequence ATGAAACTTGATCAGGATAAAATCCACCTGATAATAGTACTACACGAAAAAACAGAATTCAAAACAAAAACAATCAGCAAACTCGTGAAAATCAGCAAAAGAAGAATCCAGCAGATAATCAAACAATACAAAGAAACTGGAAAACCCCCAGAACTCAAAAAACCAGGCAGAAAACCAAAACCAATCCCAGAAGAAACCAGAAACCTAATCCTGAAAGCCCACTCAGAATCAAAATATCAAGGCCCAGTACACTTAGAACGCTGGATTGAAGAGAATTACGGGATTCACATCCCACACAACACGATTTACCGGGTTTTGAAGGAGGCAGGCCTCGTGACTGAGAGAAAACGCAGGAAAAAGCTTCAGAGGTTTGAAGCAGATTATCCCAATCAGCTGTGGCAGATGGACTGGAAAGTGTTGGACTGGAAGGGGGAGCGGAAGTATCTTCTGACGATTCTTGATGATGCTTCAAGGATGGTTATTGCTTATGGTTTGTTTGATGAGATGACTGGGGAGAATGCTATTAGGGTTTTGGCGGAGGCTATTGCTGAGTTTGGTGTGCCTGAGGCTGTTTTGACTGATAATGGTGCTCAGTTTGTTGGGCGGAGAGGTGGTAGGAGTAGGTTTCAGGAGTTTTTGGCTGGTTTGGGGGTTAAGCATGTTAGGGCGGCTGTGAGGCATCCTCAGACTTTGGGGAAGGTTGAGCGGTTTCATAGGACTGTTGGGGAGAAGGCTGGTTTGTTTGATGATTTTGGGGAGTTTGTCTGGTGGTATAACTGGAGTAAGCCGCATAGGGGTTTGGGTTATGATTTTCCTGGTAGGGTTTATTTGAGGGGGGCTCCTGTTGGGTTGAAGTTGTGGTGGTTGTTCAGGGGGGTGAGTGCTGTATGA